The genome window TCGAGATCAACCTCTCCTCCGTCTGGAAACAGGGACGCGCCGCCCTGATGGTCAGTTCTCTCGGGATATTGTTACCGTTCGCTCTCGGATTTGGAGCTGCTTTGGCATGGCCTCATTTCCTGGGATTCGACCAGTCCTCAGAAAAACTGACCTTTTCGCTGTTCCTGGGCACTGCGCTGTCCATATCGGCGCTGCCCGTCATCGCCAAAACACTCATGGATATGAATCTTCTGAAAAGCGACATGGGTATGCTCGTTCTGACAGCGGCGGCTTTCAACGACCTCATCGGATGGATTATTTTCAGCATTGTGCTCAGTATCATGGGAACCGGCGCGGTTTACGGACACAGCCCCCAGGAAACAATAGTATTCACCGTCCTGTTCACCGTCATCACCCTCACATTCGTCCGGTGGGCTTTTCACCGGATACTCCCCTGGCTCGAACGTAAGACTGTCTGGCCCGGCGGCATACTCGGGTTTGTTTTCGCCTTTACCATGATCGGGGCTGCAGCGACGCAGTGGCTCGGTATTCACGCGGTGTTCGGCGCGTTCATCGTGGGCATAGCTGTCGGTGATTCACACCACCTCACCGAACGGACCAAGGATGTCATCTACCAGTTTGCCATGAATATTTTTGCTCCGCTGTTTTTCGCCTTTATCGGCTTGAGAGTAAATTTCGCCACCAACTTCAACGTTCCGCTCATCCTCATCGTGTTCCTACTCGCCTGCGCGGGAAAGATTTTCGGCTGCACGCTCGGAGCCCGGTGGGGCGGCCTGACTTTCAGGGAATCATTTGCGGTCGGGTTCGGAATGAACTCACGAGGCGCAATGGAAATCATCCTCGGATTGCTCGCGCTCGAATACGGGGTCATACACGAACACCTCTTTGTGGCGCTCGTTGTCATGGCTCTCGGGACAACCATGCTCTCCGGCCCGGTAATGGAATGGATGATCCGCGAGAAGAAACCGCTCAAACTGATAAATCTCCTGAAACCCGCCGGATATCTCAAATCGGTGGAAAGCACGACACGCCGTGATGTCATCATGGAACTTGCCCGCCTCGCCTCGGCGGAAACAGGGATCGAAGCCATCCGTATCTACAAATCGGTCTGGGACCGGGAGGAAATCATGGGAACCGCCCTCGGTGGGAATATCGCCGTTCCCCATGCACGGCTTACCGAAATCACCACACCGTTTGTCATGGCCGTACATTCTGACGAGGGGATCGATTTCGATGCAATAGACGGCGCACCTGCAAAACTTATCTTCATGCTGCTCACCCCGGCGCGCGATCAGGGCATGCAGCTCCAGATTCTTGCCGATATCGCCCGCATCTTCTCCGACCCCAATGCACGGACTGCCGCCCTGCAGTCCCATGACTACACGTCATTCATCAACGCCATCAGTCTTGCCCCCGAGAGAAAAAAATAACAGCGCGTCCTGCTCCGGATGCAGTAGTTGAACAGGTCTGCAATCCTGACTCGTTCACGGGCCTGTATTACTGTATTATCCGTTGCGTTTCAGGAGATTGTCGATAAGCACGTAATTTTTGTATTCGCCGATTTTATGGTGCAGAATGGAGTTTTCGATGAATGTGAGCGCGCGTACCCAGAGACGGTCGTGCTTGTGGTCTTTCTTGTTCGGCCTGCCGGGTCTGACAGTCCACTTCATTTCATTGATTCGCGATTCCATGACTTTCGGATGTGTGCCTTTGAAAGGGCGGCAGGTCTTGAGCGACCCGAAATCGAATTCGGCTGCCTCGTCCGGATACCGGTCATCGACCCACGCTCTGTCATGGTGCACCGATGCGAGCGCTATCTGCTTTTTCATCATGCTCACCGGGGGCCGTACCCAGCCGTAATGGTAGATTTCCGCGCCCGCGGGAACGACCCTGAGCTTTCGTCCGTCGATACGGAATCCCTGAGCGCTCTGCCATGATCTCACACCGATTCCGTTGCGGACGATCCTGACCTCATGGGAGTACCAGTTGTGCCCGGCCTGGTAAAGATCGTAAGAACCGTAAAAATGCACATAATCGAACAGCAGTCCCTCCACGGCGGGTGTATCGAGATAACGCTTCATCTTTTCACGGAGCACCGGGAGGTATCGTTCATGAACAACCTCGTCCGCCTGGAGATACATGCACCAGTCCCCGGTACAGGCATCGAGCGCAATATTGGACTGCACCGCGTTGACTGCTCCTTTGACGAAATAGTTTTTGTCCCAGACAGTCTCGATGATCTTTATTTTGGGATCATCGATGGCACGGATAGCGTCGGTAGTCGAGTCATCCGAATCTCCGCACGCTATGACAAATTCATCGACGAGCGGAAGGGCGGACCTGATTGCCTCAACCACGGGATAATAGAGTTTGATCGCATTGCGGACGAAGGAAAAACCGCTGATTTTCAAAAGACCTTCCTCTCGAAACGGAAATCTCTGCCCGAAACCGCTCCGTTACAGTGCGATCAGGCAGAAGTGACTTTTTCTTCATACTTCCGCGCCGCATTCATCCGGGATTCCGAAACGACGACTCCGAGCCCGGGTCCTTTCGGCAGATCGACACGGCCTGCATAACCGAAACGGAATTCCTCATCGCAGAGATCCTTCCTCAGCAGGTGCGTTCCGAAACAGCC of bacterium contains these proteins:
- a CDS encoding PTS sugar transporter subunit IIA — encoded protein: MIREKKPLKLINLLKPAGYLKSVESTTRRDVIMELARLASAETGIEAIRIYKSVWDREEIMGTALGGNIAVPHARLTEITTPFVMAVHSDEGIDFDAIDGAPAKLIFMLLTPARDQGMQLQILADIARIFSDPNARTAALQSHDYTSFINAISLAPERKK
- a CDS encoding glycosyltransferase family 2 protein, encoding MKISGFSFVRNAIKLYYPVVEAIRSALPLVDEFVIACGDSDDSTTDAIRAIDDPKIKIIETVWDKNYFVKGAVNAVQSNIALDACTGDWCMYLQADEVVHERYLPVLREKMKRYLDTPAVEGLLFDYVHFYGSYDLYQAGHNWYSHEVRIVRNGIGVRSWQSAQGFRIDGRKLRVVPAGAEIYHYGWVRPPVSMMKKQIALASVHHDRAWVDDRYPDEAAEFDFGSLKTCRPFKGTHPKVMESRINEMKWTVRPGRPNKKDHKHDRLWVRALTFIENSILHHKIGEYKNYVLIDNLLKRNG